A section of the Schistosoma haematobium chromosome ZW, whole genome shotgun sequence genome encodes:
- the SNAP29 gene encoding Synaptosomal-associated protein (EggNog:ENOG410V7D6~COG:U~BUSCO:EOG091G0GKH) encodes MRKSFNPFDEDEPGGFSSSSKPPSWPYGGTTSSGRSEVQCQISDSQSRTKASQQRALSSIYNSEQIGVAAAQELIEQGEKLNRAEQKLEEISELQKDSQKKINTLSSVFGGFKNIFSRRQSQPVPQSSSVVDKTLNNRNQSNLRQSIQCENSWGNQYTSTLQQKMIEPNNTSQSADVEFENNLALMGDGMSRLKSLAQGMHNELRSQNDQLDRMAPQIHRVTDTMSNQNRQMNKLLGIRPK; translated from the exons ATGAGAAAGTCCTTTAATCCGTTTGATGAAGATGAGCCCGGGGGTTTTTCTTCTTCCTCTAAACCACCAAGTTGGCCCTACGGAGGAACCACATCATCTGGACGAAGCGAAGTGCAA TGTCAAATTTCAGATAGTCAGTCAAGAACAAAAGCTAGCCAACAACGTGCATTGTCCAGTATATATAATTCAGAACAAATTGGTGTTGCAGCAGCCCAAGAACTTATTGAACAAGGAGAAAAATTAAATCGTGCTGAACAGAAGCTTGAAGAAATTAGTGAATTGCAAAAAGATAGTCAAAAGAAAATTAATACTTTATCTAGTGTTTTCGGTggatttaaaaacattttttctcGAAG ACAATCACAACCTGTTCCTCAAAGCTCCTCGGTGGTGGACAAGACGTTGAATAATAGAAATCAAAGTAATCTGAGACAATCAATTCAGTGTGAAAATTCATGGGGCAATCAGTACACAAGTACATTGCAACAAAAAATGATT GAACCCAACAACACCTCGCAATCTGCAGATGTTGAGTTTGAGAACAATTTAGCTCTAATGGGCGATGGCATGTCTCGATTAAAAAGTTTAGCTCAAGGTATGCATAATGAATTAAGAAGTCAAAATGACCAACTTGATCGAATGGCGCCGCAAATTCATCGAGTCACTGATACTATGTCAAATCAAAATCGTCAAATGAACAAACTTCTAGGAATCCGACCAAAATAA